In the Hordeum vulgare subsp. vulgare chromosome 7H, MorexV3_pseudomolecules_assembly, whole genome shotgun sequence genome, one interval contains:
- the LOC123412083 gene encoding F-box/LRR-repeat/kelch-repeat protein At1g09650-like isoform X1, with protein MPDRRGVTLLEDLPEVIIDEILKRLPPKDAGRCRAVSTSWRSITSTPEFMLENHRHQPSLPIIDGRGQPASFVLFRGADTDASNQQLWPFIPGLKHYNLKPSLVVTCDGFLILLQQNKFYIYNPVMRKRALLPYPQAGKNECSNIIGFYRHQLTGEYRLLWTTFRPLSVVKYSLYILTVGSYARHVRVRMPTVLSPSAEHKLLEALRYSNYCPPPVHLGGSLHWCPFSVCSVSDITGGSGDIVVFDTEAESFRWMRSPDQAYPNRKLFDMNGTLGFWGSSIKGDAGGCLSFTALDIWVMQDYKAGIWAFKYRIDLSKVEASRQLYLTSCKGKKKTTLHSTVQWFNDMAVLNERELLIMFNDKHVLRCDTDGKVLGLVKIGKRQYCMSLTPHRFQESIIPIPSVP; from the coding sequence ATGCCGGACAGGAGAGGAGTGACTCTGCTGGAGGACCTGCCTGAGGTAATCATTGATGAGATACTCAAGCGATTGCCGCCCAAGGATGCCGGCCGCTGCCGTGCTGTCAGTACGTCGTGGCGCAGTATCACCTCCACGCCTGAATTTATGCTTGAAAACCACCGGCACCAGCCATCGCTTCCCATCATCGACGGGCGTGGGCAGCCTGCCAGTTTCGTCCTCTTCCGAGGAGCTGACACCGACGCCTCCAATCAACAGCTCTGGCCCTTCATCCCAGGTCTCAAACACTACAATTTAAAGCCTTCGCTCGTAGTCACCTGTGATGGCTTCCTcatcctgctacagcaaaacaaATTCTACATCTACAACCCGGTCATGCGCAAGCGTGCTCTCCTACCGTACCCTCAAGCTGGGAAAAACGAGTGCAGCAACATAATTGGTTTCTACCGGCACCAGCTAACTGGAGAATACAGGTTGCTCTGGACCACATTCCGTCCTCTGTCGGTGGTTAAATACAGCTTATACATTCTCACAGTGGGATCATATGCGAGGCACGTCAGAGTCAGAATGCCAACAGTCTTGTCACCTTCCGCAGAACATAAGTTACTGGAGGCACTGCGCTATTCGAACTATTGTCCACCACCAGTCCACCTTGGTGGCAGCCTGCACTGGTGTCCTTTTTCTGTTTGTAGTGTCTCCGACATTACTGGAGGCAGCGGAGACATTGTTGTGTTCGACACAGAAGCAGAGTCATTCCGATGGATGCGCAGTCCTGACCAGGCGTACCCTAATAGGAAGTTATTCGACATGAATGGGACGCTTGGTTTCTGGGGCAGCTCAATCAAGGGTGATGCAGGAGGTTGTTTGAGCTTCACCGCTTTGGATATTTGGGTGATGCAGGATTACAAGGCCGGAATCTGGGCCTTCAAATACCGGATTGACCTGTCAAAGGTTGAGGCATCACGGCAACTTTATTTGACTTCTtgcaaagggaaaaagaaaacaacGCTTCATTCAACAGTGCAATGGTTCAATGATATGGCTGTGCTTAACGAGCGTGAGCTGCTGATCATGTTTAATGATAAACATGTGTTGCGCTGCGATACTGATGGCAAGGTCTTAGGTTTGGTGAAAATTGGAAAGAGACAATACTGTATGTCGCTTACTCCCCACCGCTTCCAAGAGAGCATTATTCCAATTCCATCCGTCCCATGA
- the LOC123408853 gene encoding BTB/POZ and MATH domain-containing protein 1-like: protein MEKACTNLTDVVRSVRLLKFKGYSLTTDISSDHCFKSRWKVDGYEWEIRIYPRAGNPNRMNVRCVTLHLIFLSEARAGAVRTILRCCLVDPRGVFKPSREDRRSLTFRKPQDTSYTVVLMNEDEFEASGYVKDDSFTVQCTLDVLKELPDVTAPLEELHLPSSNLHLQFADLLESETGADVMFLVSGQSFAAHKLILAARSPVFMAEFFGNMKEKSSQSVEIEDMEGEVFKALLQFIYTDAVPEFRQQAEVDADAVYTDSVPEFEQQEDVVAEAATVMAQHLLAAADRYGLDRLKLICARELSGGINVDTAATALALAEQHNCPELKARCVDFIIRTSAALDDVLATEGFKHLEASCPLVVIDLLKTARGRKT, encoded by the coding sequence ATGGAAAAGGCCTGCACAAACCTCACCGATGTCGTGCGCTCAGTGCGTCTGCTCAAGTTCAAGGGCTATAGCTTGACCACAGACATCAGCAGCGACCATTGCTTTAAATCCAGATGGAAAGTCGATGGGTATGAGTGGGAAATCCGTATATATCCAAGGGCCGGGAATCCCAATCGTATGAATGTTAGATGTGTGACGCTACACCTTATCTTCCTCAGTGAAGCCCGCGCGGGTGCTGTTAGGACGATACTGCGCTGCTGCTTGGTAGATCCAAGAGGAGTATTTAAACCATCTAGAGAAGATCGTCGGTCTCTAACGTTCAGAAAGCCCCAAGACACCTCGTATACAGTTGTTCTGATGAATGAAGATGAGTTTGAAGCATCGGGTTATGTCAAGGATGATTCTTTTACCGTGCAATGCACCCTTGACGTTCTCAAGGAACTACCAGATGTAACAGCCCCACTTGAAGAACTGCATCTGCCATCATCTAACTTGCACCTGCAATTTGCTGACCTTCTTGAGAGCGAGACCGGAGCAGACGTCATGTTTCTCGTGTCCGGCCAATCCTTCGCTGCGCACAAGCTCATCCTCGCTGCAAGGTCCCCTGTCTTCATGGCTGAGTTCTTTGGAAACATGAAGGAGAAGTCCTCGCAGAGTGTGGAGATCGAGGACATGGAGGGTGAGGTGTTCAAGGCCCTTCTTCAGTTCATCTACACCGACGCTGTGCCGGAATTCAGACAGCAGGCGGAGGTGGACGCGGATGCCGTCTACACCGACTCTGTTCCAGAGTTCGAACAGCAGGAGGACGTGGTTGCGGAGGCGGCGACGGTGATGGCTCAGCATCTGCTTGCTGCTGCTGACAGGTATGGACTGGACAGGCTCAAGCTCATCTGCGCCCGCGAGCTCTCTGGTGGCATCAACGTCGACACGGCAGCGACAGCTTTGGCTTTAGCCGAGCAGCACAACTGCCcggagctaaaggcgaggtgtgtTGATTTCATTATCAGAACCTCTGCCGCTCTTGATGATGTGTTGGCGACGGAGGGTTTTAAACACCTCGAGGCAAGCTGCCCACTGGTGGTGATTGACCTTCTCAAGACCGCGCGTGGGAGAAAAACTTGA
- the LOC123412083 gene encoding F-box/LRR-repeat/kelch-repeat protein At1g09650-like isoform X2 produces the protein MRGVTLLEDLPEVIIDEILKRLPPKDAGRCRAVSTSWRSITSTPEFMLENHRHQPSLPIIDGRGQPASFVLFRGADTDASNQQLWPFIPGLKHYNLKPSLVVTCDGFLILLQQNKFYIYNPVMRKRALLPYPQAGKNECSNIIGFYRHQLTGEYRLLWTTFRPLSVVKYSLYILTVGSYARHVRVRMPTVLSPSAEHKLLEALRYSNYCPPPVHLGGSLHWCPFSVCSVSDITGGSGDIVVFDTEAESFRWMRSPDQAYPNRKLFDMNGTLGFWGSSIKGDAGGCLSFTALDIWVMQDYKAGIWAFKYRIDLSKVEASRQLYLTSCKGKKKTTLHSTVQWFNDMAVLNERELLIMFNDKHVLRCDTDGKVLGLVKIGKRQYCMSLTPHRFQESIIPIPSVP, from the exons AT GAGAGGAGTGACTCTGCTGGAGGACCTGCCTGAGGTAATCATTGATGAGATACTCAAGCGATTGCCGCCCAAGGATGCCGGCCGCTGCCGTGCTGTCAGTACGTCGTGGCGCAGTATCACCTCCACGCCTGAATTTATGCTTGAAAACCACCGGCACCAGCCATCGCTTCCCATCATCGACGGGCGTGGGCAGCCTGCCAGTTTCGTCCTCTTCCGAGGAGCTGACACCGACGCCTCCAATCAACAGCTCTGGCCCTTCATCCCAGGTCTCAAACACTACAATTTAAAGCCTTCGCTCGTAGTCACCTGTGATGGCTTCCTcatcctgctacagcaaaacaaATTCTACATCTACAACCCGGTCATGCGCAAGCGTGCTCTCCTACCGTACCCTCAAGCTGGGAAAAACGAGTGCAGCAACATAATTGGTTTCTACCGGCACCAGCTAACTGGAGAATACAGGTTGCTCTGGACCACATTCCGTCCTCTGTCGGTGGTTAAATACAGCTTATACATTCTCACAGTGGGATCATATGCGAGGCACGTCAGAGTCAGAATGCCAACAGTCTTGTCACCTTCCGCAGAACATAAGTTACTGGAGGCACTGCGCTATTCGAACTATTGTCCACCACCAGTCCACCTTGGTGGCAGCCTGCACTGGTGTCCTTTTTCTGTTTGTAGTGTCTCCGACATTACTGGAGGCAGCGGAGACATTGTTGTGTTCGACACAGAAGCAGAGTCATTCCGATGGATGCGCAGTCCTGACCAGGCGTACCCTAATAGGAAGTTATTCGACATGAATGGGACGCTTGGTTTCTGGGGCAGCTCAATCAAGGGTGATGCAGGAGGTTGTTTGAGCTTCACCGCTTTGGATATTTGGGTGATGCAGGATTACAAGGCCGGAATCTGGGCCTTCAAATACCGGATTGACCTGTCAAAGGTTGAGGCATCACGGCAACTTTATTTGACTTCTtgcaaagggaaaaagaaaacaacGCTTCATTCAACAGTGCAATGGTTCAATGATATGGCTGTGCTTAACGAGCGTGAGCTGCTGATCATGTTTAATGATAAACATGTGTTGCGCTGCGATACTGATGGCAAGGTCTTAGGTTTGGTGAAAATTGGAAAGAGACAATACTGTATGTCGCTTACTCCCCACCGCTTCCAAGAGAGCATTATTCCAATTCCATCCGTCCCATGA